A window of Kyrpidia spormannii genomic DNA:
GCACACCTTGGACGGAAATCCTCCCCAGTAGCCATCCACCGGAGGTTTCACCCCGAGTTCCCGGGCCAACTCCCACTTCATCCGCTCCATCATTTGCCGCCGCCGAAGCTCGTCCGGGTCGCGTGATGGATCCACCCCGATCCCTCCTTCACATCTGTTCCGGCGCCGCCACGCCCAGAAGATCGAGCCCCACCCGGAGAGTCCATTGAACGCCACGCACCAGCGCCAGCCGGGCCACCTCGATCTCCGGCGCCTCGCCGAGGACCCGGCAGCTCGTATAAAAACTGTGGAATCTCTTTGCCAGTTCCTCCAGGTAGTGCACAATATGGTGGGGCGCATAAGCCGCAGCGGCGCCTTCCACCTCGGCGGGAAAGTTGCCCAGCCATTTGAGGAGATCCACCTCCGGCTCCCTGCGCAACACCTGAAGGTTCGCCGATTCCGCCGCCTGGTCCACATCCGGGTACCCCCGTTCGGAGGCTTGGCGCAAGATCGAACAGATTCGGGCGTGGGCGTACTGGACATAATACACCGGATTCTCGTTCGATTGGGACACCGCTAAATCGAGGTCAAAGTCGATGTGGCTGTCATTGCTGCGGCGCAGGAGAAAATACCGGGCCGCATCCACCCCCACTTCGTCCATGAGTTCCGCCATCGTCACCGCGTTTCCCGTCCGCTTGGACATGCGCACCTGTTCCCCGTTGCGGTAGAGGGCCACCAATTGGCACAGCCGCACCACCAGCCGTTCCGGATCCCCGCCCAGGGCGGCCACCGCCGCCTTCATCCGACCGACATAGCCGTGGTGATCCTGTCCCCAGACGTCGATCAACCGGTCAAATCCCCTTTCCAATTTGTCCCGGTGGTACGCGATATCCGGTGTCAAATACGTATAGGACCCGTCCGATTTGATCAAAACCCGGTCTTTGTCGTCCCCGAAGGCTGCGGAACGGAACCACAGAGCCCCATCCGCCTCGTACACCCACCCCCGGCGCCGGAGCTCTTCGACAGTTTCCTCCACCGCACCCGATTCGTAAAGCGAACGTTCGCTAAACCAGCGGTCAAAGCGCACCCGGAATCGGGCCAAATCATCCCGAATCTGCTGCAACATCGCTTCGAGGCCCTTTTGTTTCAGCGCCTCATATCGCTTCTCCTCCGACATCTTGGCGTATCGATCGCCCTCCTCCCGAACCAGCCGTTCGGCCAGCTCCACCACGTCCCGGCCATAATACCCATCTTCCGGCATGGGCACGTCCCGCCCCAATGCTTGAAAATACCGGGCCTCCAGGGATTTGGCGAGATTGTGCACCTGATTTCCCGCATCGTTAATGTAATATTCCCGCTGGACCTCGTATCCGTCCCATTCGAGAATTCGGCAGAGGGCGTCGCCGTAGGCTGCTCCCCGGGCGTGGCCGATGTGCAGCCGGCCGGTGGGGTTGGCGCTGACAAACTCCACCTGCACCCGGCTCCCCCGGGGTACGGCCCTGCGGCCGTAGGCGCCCTTCTCCTTTAGCACCTCCCGCAAGATGTCGTCCAAATACCCGGTGTCCAGGTAAAAATTCAAAAATCCCGGCCCGGCCACCTCCACCCGCTCTACCCCGGCAGCCCGACAGTCCAGGGTTTCGGCCAATTGCTGGGCCAACGCCCTCGGTGGCTGCCGCACCTCCTTGGCGAGCTGCATGGCCGTATTCGAAGAATAGTCGCCGTGACGCTTGTCCCGGGGCACCTCAAGATGCACCAGGTCCGCCTCTACGGAGAGACCGCAGCGACCGGCGGCGGCGGCCAACTCCCGGCGCAGTTTCTCTTGCACGTTGTGTAGGGTCGACATGTCGCAAACTCCTTTCCTTCCTCCCGGCCGCCGACAGTTCTCAGCGGGTCGCCGGAACCACCGTGAGAAGAACCTCTCGAATCACTTTGGCCGCCAGGATCTGGGTCTGCTCCGTCGGATCCAGGGGCGGGGAGACCTCGACCAAGTCGAAGCCCACCACCTTCAACCCAGCTAGATAGTGGATCGCTCTCAGCAATTCAGACGAAGAGATCCCTCCGGGCTCCGCGGTGCCCGTCCCTGGAGCAAAAGCCGGGTCGACGACATCAATGTCCACGGTGACGTAGATCGGCCGGTCCACCCATTGCTCCCGGGCTTCGGTCAAACCCGGGAGCACTTCGAACGGATAAAAATGGGTATGGTTTCTGGCAAACTCGAATTCTTCTCTCGGGCCCGACCGAATCCCGAACTGCCACACCCGCTCCCCGCCCAGCCGTTCCACCGCCCTGCGCATCACCGAAGCGTGAGAAAAGCGTTGTCCCTCGTACTCCTCCCGGAGATCCCCATGGGCGTCCAGTTGAACGAGCACGAGATCGGGATATCGATCGGCCGCCGCTTGAATGGCGCCCCAGCTAACCAGGTGTTCCCCGCCGAGCCCCACAGCGATCTTCTCATCCGCCAGGATCCGCCCCACCGTTTCGCGAATTCTCTCCAGGCTCTGGGCGGCATTGCCAAATGGGAGGGGAATGTCTCCGGCATCGTAGTAAAGGATCTCTCCTAAATCGCGGTTCAGATAAGGAGAGTACTCTTCCAGCCCGACGGACACCTCCCGAATCCGCCGGGGTCCCAGTCTCGCCCCGGGTCGGAAGGACACGGTCCAGTCCATGGGCATGCCGTAGATAACCGCCCTGGCCTCGGTGTAGTCCGGGCTCGCCCCCAGAAACGCCTCTCCGCTGAATGCCGGGTCAAAGCGGATCGCTTTCATCGGGCAAGCAGCTCCTCGACAAAGCGAGGCAGGGCAAAAGACGCCCCGTGAACCTCCGGGGTGTAGTACCGGGTTTCGATGGCCGTTTCGTCTTGCCCTTCCGCCTGCAGGGGATCAGGCCCCTTTGATCCCAATGTAAAACTCCACATCCCCGTGGGATAGGTGGGCACCGGCGCCAGATAAAGCCGCGTCACCGGATAGATCGAAGCAATATCCCGCCAGACCCGGGAAATCAGGGCCGCGTTGAAAAGCGGGGACTCCGTCTGGGCCACAAACACCCCTCCGGGCCGAAGCGCCTCATAGATTCCCTCGTAAAATTCCCGGGCAAACAACCCTTCCGCCGGCCCAATGGGTTCTGTGGAATCCACGAGAATCACGTCGTAGGTGTCCTTGTTGGCCTTGACGTGGGCGATCCCATCCCCCACCTCGATCTCCACCCGGGGATCGGCGAACCCTCGAGAAAGTGCCGGAAAATATTCTTTGGATACGGCAATAACCCGCTCGTCAATTTCCGCCAGCACAGCCCTCTCCACCCGGGGATGTTTCACCACCTCGCGAATCGTACCCCCATCTCCCCCGCCGATCACCAACACTTGCTTCGGATCGGGGTGGGTAAACAGCGGTACATGGGCGATCATTTCATGGTAGATAAATTCATCCCGGTCGGTGCACATCACCATGCCATCCAATACCAGCATTCTTCCGTATTCCACCGTCTCAAGCACATCGATTCGCTGATACGGAGTCCGCTCGGTATGCAAAGTCCTGGACACCTTGGCGGTAATCCCGAAGTTTTCCGTTTGTTTTTCGGTAAACCAGAGCTCCATGGGACACGTCCTTTCCGGGGCACCCCCCGCTGACCCTTGTTAG
This region includes:
- the speE gene encoding polyamine aminopropyltransferase translates to MELWFTEKQTENFGITAKVSRTLHTERTPYQRIDVLETVEYGRMLVLDGMVMCTDRDEFIYHEMIAHVPLFTHPDPKQVLVIGGGDGGTIREVVKHPRVERAVLAEIDERVIAVSKEYFPALSRGFADPRVEIEVGDGIAHVKANKDTYDVILVDSTEPIGPAEGLFAREFYEGIYEALRPGGVFVAQTESPLFNAALISRVWRDIASIYPVTRLYLAPVPTYPTGMWSFTLGSKGPDPLQAEGQDETAIETRYYTPEVHGASFALPRFVEELLAR
- the speB gene encoding agmatinase, with amino-acid sequence MKAIRFDPAFSGEAFLGASPDYTEARAVIYGMPMDWTVSFRPGARLGPRRIREVSVGLEEYSPYLNRDLGEILYYDAGDIPLPFGNAAQSLERIRETVGRILADEKIAVGLGGEHLVSWGAIQAAADRYPDLVLVQLDAHGDLREEYEGQRFSHASVMRRAVERLGGERVWQFGIRSGPREEFEFARNHTHFYPFEVLPGLTEAREQWVDRPIYVTVDIDVVDPAFAPGTGTAEPGGISSSELLRAIHYLAGLKVVGFDLVEVSPPLDPTEQTQILAAKVIREVLLTVVPATR
- the argS gene encoding arginine--tRNA ligase: MSTLHNVQEKLRRELAAAAGRCGLSVEADLVHLEVPRDKRHGDYSSNTAMQLAKEVRQPPRALAQQLAETLDCRAAGVERVEVAGPGFLNFYLDTGYLDDILREVLKEKGAYGRRAVPRGSRVQVEFVSANPTGRLHIGHARGAAYGDALCRILEWDGYEVQREYYINDAGNQVHNLAKSLEARYFQALGRDVPMPEDGYYGRDVVELAERLVREEGDRYAKMSEEKRYEALKQKGLEAMLQQIRDDLARFRVRFDRWFSERSLYESGAVEETVEELRRRGWVYEADGALWFRSAAFGDDKDRVLIKSDGSYTYLTPDIAYHRDKLERGFDRLIDVWGQDHHGYVGRMKAAVAALGGDPERLVVRLCQLVALYRNGEQVRMSKRTGNAVTMAELMDEVGVDAARYFLLRRSNDSHIDFDLDLAVSQSNENPVYYVQYAHARICSILRQASERGYPDVDQAAESANLQVLRREPEVDLLKWLGNFPAEVEGAAAAYAPHHIVHYLEELAKRFHSFYTSCRVLGEAPEIEVARLALVRGVQWTLRVGLDLLGVAAPEQM